From the genome of Drosophila melanogaster chromosome 2L, one region includes:
- the CG44000 gene encoding uncharacterized protein, isoform C codes for MSEGAVGLKEPQNLNSEVVSTVVSAASAASLNAATANVPANVVTIPVPILQSEGNFAYVTVKGSLHDYTCTIFGLNQAEVQALSKRFESGVKACVNGIMVAVPPMVMLNTLAQLSYKVVCSCGEAEICWTMQREV; via the coding sequence ATGAGTGAGGGCGCAGTCGGGCTGAAGGAACCTCAGAATCTCAATAGCGAAGTTGTTTCGACTGTCGTGTCCGCGGCATCGGCTGCATCCTTGAACGCCGCCACCGCCAACGTACCGGCCAATGTGGTGACCATACCGGTGCCCATTCTGCAGTCGGAGGGCAACTTTGCCTACGTGACCGTCAAGGGCTCGCTGCACGATTACACCTGCACCATTTTTGGCCTGAATCAAGCGGAAGTTCAAGCCCTGTCCAAGCGCTTCGAGAGCGGTGTTAAGGCGTGCGTCAATGGTATTATGGTGGCAGTGCCGCCCATGGTTATGCTGAACACTCTCGCCCAGCTAAGCTACAAGGTTGTCTGCAGTTGCGGCGAAGCCGAAATTTGTTGGACCATGCAGCGTGAGGTCTAA
- the CG14042 gene encoding uncharacterized protein, isoform B, producing the protein MIIVLLLLFQSLCLYCQRLVLYVHDRCFPRNVRLLQEVAETVGDRKAPQRLAEQQLEQQKRSQKRRILEPILPLVGGLNSEACRFCAHSPQGYCRHHFHLQELQLHRQRGSGGEQDFRQIRRIKRELKRTLGQQQQQLQPTRSYRPVRLSASWSSSSLSSGYASLTSVGSQEQEEASFDQDIIEDVPLEEEAELQDLPQEDIQQPLLTTYL; encoded by the coding sequence ATGATTAtcgtcctgctgctgctgttccaATCGCTGTGCCTCTACTGCCAACGCCTGGTGCTCTACGTCCACGACCGATGCTTCCCGAGGAACGTGCGCCTGCTGCAGGAGGTGGCCGAAACGGTGGGCGATCGTAAGGCGCCACAGCGCCTGgcggagcagcagctggagcaacAGAAGCGCAGCCAGAAGCGTCGCATCCTCGAACCAATCCTTCCGCTCGTTGGTGGCCTCAATTCCGAGGCCTGTCGATTTTGTGCTCACAGTCCGCAGGGCTACTGTCGCCATCACTTCCATCTGcaggagctgcagctgcacAGGCAGAGGGGTTCCGGTGGTGAGCAGGATTTCCGGCAGATTCGCCGAATCAAGCGGGAGCTAAAGCGGActcttggccagcagcagcagcaactgcaaccgACGAGAAGCTATCGTCCAGTCCGACTGAGTgccagctggagcagcagttCCCTGAGCAGTGGTTACGCTTCACTGACCAGCGTTGGAtcgcaggagcaggaggaggcgTCCTTCGATCAGGATATTATTGAGGACGTTCCACTGGAGGAGGAAGCGGAGCTGCAGGACCTGCCGCAGGAGGATATCCAACAGCCCCTACTAACCACTTACTTGTAG
- the CG31650 gene encoding uncharacterized protein, isoform G, whose translation MPRNLPLLPLTLCAVALLAAVGPMPAHGAVANSHKHEKHLSKERVKDGIYAPRDAHHHGEDGEHNVEFDHEAIIGNTKEAQEFDSLSPDESKRRLLILIKMMDLNKDEFIDRHELKAWILRKLSEEEAADRFEEIDQDADERITWKEYLQDTYAMEDEDFKKETIDYDSYEDEQKMIKQDKEMFNAADTNKDGVLTLEEFVLFQNPEEHPQMLPILLEHTMQDKDADHDGKINFQEFVGDAASHHDKEWLITEKERFDKDHDSNGDGVLTGDEVLSWIVPSNTAIANDEVDHLFVSTDEDHDDRLSYLEILNNYDTFVGSEATDYGDHLQNINHLSDEL comes from the exons atgcctAGGAATCTGCCGCTCCTCCCGCTGACCCTCTGTGCCGTCGCCTTGCTGGCCGCCGTGGGTCCCATGCCCGCCCATGGGGCGGTGGCCAACAGTCACAAGCACGAGAAGCACCTTAGCAAGGAGCGGGTCAAGGACGGCATCTACGCTCCCCGGGATGCCCACCACCACGGCGAGGATGGGGAGCACAACGTGGAGTTCGATCACGAGGCCATCATCG GCAACACGAAAGAGGCTCAGGAATTCGACTCACTTTCGCCAGACGAATCGAAGCGACGACTGTTGATATTGATCAAAATGATGGATCTGAATAAGGACGAATTTATTGACCGGCATGAGTTGAAAGCCTGGATATTAAG AAAACTGTCGGAGGAAGAAGCCGCTGATCGATTTGAAGAAATAGACCAGGATGCGGACGAGAGAATTACGTGGAAGGAGTATCTCCAGGACACATACGCCATGGAGGATGAGGACTTCAAGAAGGAGACCATCGACTACGACAGCTACGAGGATGAGCAGAAGATGATCAAGCAGGACAAGGAGATGTTCAATGCGGCCGACACGAACAAGGATGGTGTGCTGACGCTGGAGGAATTCGTTTTATTCCAAAATCCCGAGGAGCATCCACAAATGTTGCCAATACTGCTGGAGCACACGATGCAGGACAAAGATGCGGATCACGATGGCAAGATCAACTTCCAGGAGTTTGTCGGCGACGCAGCCTCGCACCACGACAAGGAGTGGCTGATCACGGAGAAGGAGCGCTTCGACAAGGATCACGACTCCAATGGCGATGGCGTGCTGACGGGCGATGAGGTCTTATCCTGGATTGTGCCAAGCAATACGGCAATTGCCAACGACGAGGTGGACCATCTCTTTGTCTCCACCGATGAGGATCACGACGATCGCCTGTCCTACCTGGAAATACTCAACAACTACGATACCTTTGTGGGCAGTGAGGCCACCGACTACGGCGACCATTTACAAAACATTAACCATCTCTCCGACGAGCTCTAG
- the CG33995 gene encoding uncharacterized protein, isoform A → MPYIIIRGNLASYSHKYPWRVLVSGLKADDIEQLNKFSCGGYSDESTIVYLVHPCRILSALEILGFRVVASSSTAVKQDYNEYMWTMRKEFDEPEPLEAESVVRENLSNIGREAASLGNYHKVDSPE, encoded by the exons ATGCCGTACATAATCATACGGGGGAATCTAGCCTCCTACAGCCACAAATATCCATGGAGGGTGCTCGTCTCCGGGTTGAAAG CTGACGACATCGAGCAGTTGAACAAGTTCTCCTGCGGCGGCTACAGCGACGAGTCCACCATCGTCTACTTAGTGCATCCTTGTCGGATTTTATCGGCGCTAGAA ATCCTGGGATTTCGCGTAGTGGCCAGCTCATCGACTGCCGTGAAGCAGGACTACAACGAGTACATGTGGACGATGCGCAAGGAGTTCGACGAACCAGAACCCTTGGAAGCCGAGTCCGTGGTGCGAGAAAATCTATCGAATATTGGCCGCGAGGCAGCCAGTTTAGGCAACTATCACAAGGTGGATTCGCCTGAATAG
- the SP555 gene encoding SP555, isoform B: MSDVEVDPQQAHPHPIAAIAPRRRRPTGRRGGVTGGLSSGSLDASSSTSPPPRFCPLPNGVEDNWTWSKRHRSKEVVLRGPNSRTVHFHPNWSKGTAGVQGKRSLNNGRHYWELHVSQRVFGTSIMFGIGTKSARLHANAFRNMLGENEHGWGLSHKGVLWHEGVALLYTKRFRENQPTQIGVLFDGIEGTLTFYKDGKCLGVAFRGLDQIDEPLYPIVCSTAAKTEMTLKCTRREFVNLQDRCRAVIMRRVRSAAQLEKLKLPLPIADYLSEVIDEKKPLRQVDNYDILCDL; encoded by the exons ATGTCTGATGTTGAAGTGGATCCACAGCAGGCTCACCCCCATCCCATAGCGGCAATTGCCCCGAGGAGACGTCGTCCAACCGGTCGACGAGGAGGAGTAACAGGAGGGTTGTCGTCCGGTTCACTGGATGCATCATCTTCCACATCGCCGCCACCCCGTTTCTGTCCGCTGCCCAATGGCGTTGAGGATAACTGGACGTGGAGCAAGCGGCACCGCTCCAAGGAAGTGGTGCTCAGAGGACCCAACTCGCGGACCGTGCACTTCCATCCCAACTGGAGCAAGGGCACTGCCGGTGTCCAGGGCAAAAGATCCCTGAATAACGGACGGCATTACTGGGAGCTTCATGTCTCGCAGCGCGTCTTTGGCACCTCGATAATGTTCGGTATCGGTACCAAGTCGGCACGGCTACATGCCAACGCCTTCCGGAACATGCTGGGCGAGAACGAACACGGCTGGGGACTGTCCCACAAGGGCGTGCTCTGGCACGAGGGCGTGGCCCTGCTGTACACGAAGCGGTTCCGCGAGAATCAACCCACCCAAATTGGCGTTCTCTTCGATGGCATTGAGGGCACACTCACCTTCTACAAGGATGGCAAGTGCCTGGGCGTTGCTTTCCGCGGATTGGATCAG ATTGATGAGCCCCTGTACCCCATCGTATGCTCTACTGCCGCCAAAACGGAGATGACCCTAAAGTGCACCAGGAGGGAGTTCGTCAACCTACAGGATCGCTGTCGGGCGGTGATCATGCGCCGCGTACGAAGCGCTGCGCAGCTGGAGAAGCTGAAGCTGCCGCTGCCCATCGCCGACTATCTGAGCGAGGTGATCGACGAGAAGAAGCCACTGCGTCAGGTAGACAACTACGATATACTGTGTGATTTGTAG
- the Col4a1 gene encoding collagen type IV alpha 1, isoform C, producing the protein MLPFWKRLLYAAVIAGALVGADAQFWKTAGTAGSIQDSVKHYNRNEPKFPIDDSYDIVDSAGVARGDLPPKNCTAGYAGCVPKCIAEKGNRGLPGPLGPTGLKGEMGFPGMEGPSGDKGQKGDPGPYGQRGDKGERGSPGLHGQAGVPGVQGPAGNPGAPGINGKDGCDGQDGIPGLEGLSGMPGPRGYAGQLGSKGEKGEPAKENGDYAKGEKGEPGWRGTAGLAGPQGFPGEKGERGDSGPYGAKGPRGEHGLKGEKGASCYGPMKPGAPGIKGEKGEPASSFPVKPTHTVMGPRGDMGQKGEPGLVGRKGEPGPEGDTGLDGQKGEKGLPGGPGDRGRQGNFGPPGSTGQKGDRGEPGLNGLPGNPGQKGEPGRAGATGKPGLLGPPGPPGGGRGTPGPPGPKGPRGYVGAPGPQGLNGVDGLPGPQGYNGQKGGAGLPGRPGNEGPPGKKGEKGTAGLNGPKGSIGPIGHPGPPGPEGQKGDAGLPGYGIQGSKGDAGIPGYPGLKGSKGERGFKGNAGAPGDSKLGRPGTPGAAGAPGQKGDAGRPGTPGQKGDMGIKGDVGGKCSSCRAGPKGDKGTSGLPGIPGKDGARGPPGERGYPGERGHDGINGQTGPPGEKGEDGRTGLPGATGEPGKPALCDLSLIEPLKGDKGYPGAPGAKGVQGFKGAEGLPGIPGPKGEFGFKGEKGLSGAPGNDGTPGRAGRDGYPGIPGQSIKGEPGFHGRDGAKGDKGSFGRSGEKGEPGSCALDEIKMPAKGNKGEPGQTGMPGPPGEDGSPGERGYTGLKGNTGPQGPPGVEGPRGLNGPRGEKGNQGAVGVPGNPGKDGLRGIPGRNGQPGPRGEPGISRPGPMGPPGLNGLQGEKGDRGPTGPIGFPGADGSVGYPGDRGDAGLPGVSGRPGIVGEKGDVGPIGPAGVAGPPGVPGIDGVRGRDGAKGEPGSPGLVGMPGNKGDRGAPGNDGPKGFAGVTGAPGKRGPAGIPGVSGAKGDKGATGLTGNDGPVGGRGPPGAPGLMGIKGDQGLAGAPGQQGLDGMPGEKGNQGFPGLDGPPGLPGDASEKGQKGEPGPSGLRGDTGPAGTPGWPGEKGLPGLAVHGRAGPPGEKGDQGRSGIDGRDGINGEKGEQGLQGVWGQPGEKGSVGAPGIPGAPGMDGLPGAAGAPGAVGYPGDRGDKGEPGLSGLPGLKGETGPVGLQGFTGAPGPKGERGIRGQPGLPATVPDIRGDKGSQGERGYTGEKGEQGERGLTGPAGVAGAKGDRGLQGPPGASGLNGIPGAKGDIGPRGEIGYPGVTIKGEKGLPGRPGRNGRQGLIGAPGLIGERGLPGLAGEPGLVGLPGPIGPAGSKGERGLAGSPGQPGQDGFPGAPGLKGDTGPQGFKGERGLNGFEGQKGDKGDRGLQGPSGLPGLVGQKGDTGYPGLNGNDGPVGAPGERGFTGPKGRDGRDGTPGLPGQKGEPGMLPPPGPKGEPGQPGRNGPKGEPGRPGERGLIGIQGERGEKGERGLIGETGNVGRPGPKGDRGEPGERGYEGAIGLIGQKGEPGAPAPAALDYLTGILITRHSQSETVPACSAGHTELWTGYSLLYVDGNDYAHNQDLGSPGSCVPRFSTLPVLSCGQNNVCNYASRNDKTFWLTTNAAIPMMPVENIEIRQYISRCVVCEAPANVIAVHSQTIEVPDCPNGWEGLWIGYSFLMHTAVGNGGGGQALQSPGSCLEDFRATPFIECNGAKGTCHFYETMTSFWMYNLESSQPFERPQQQTIKAGERQSHVSRCQVCMKNSS; encoded by the exons ATGTTGCCCTTCTGGAAGCG GCTGCTATACGCCGCTGTGATCGCGGGAGCGTTAGTCGGTGCCGACGCT CAATTTTGGAAGACGGCTGGTACGGCCGGTTCGATTCAGGACTCCGTGAAACACTACAATCGAAATGAACCCAAGTTCCCAATCGACGACAGTTACGACATTGTAGACTCTGCCGGCGTGGCGCGCGGCGATCTGCCGCCCAAGAATTGTACGGCCGGATATGCGGGCTGTGTGCCCAAGTGCATAGCGGAGAAGGGCAACCGTGGTCTGCCGGGCCCTCTTGGACCCACGGGATTGAAGGGCGAAATGGGTTTCCCTGGCATGGAGGGACCATCTGGTGACAAGGGTCAGAAGGGTGATCCCGGCCCATACGGACAGCGTGGTGATAAGGGTGAGCGCGGATCGCCTGGTCTTCATGGTCAGGCTGGTGTACCCGGAGTCCAGGGACCCGCCGGCAATCCCGGAGCCCCTGGTATCAACGGTAAAGACGGTTGCGACGGACAGGATGGTATTCCTGGCTTGGAGGGTCTATCCGGAATGCCCGGACCTCGCGGATATGCCGGCCAGCTTGGCAGCAAGGGCGAGAAGGGTGAACCGGCAAAGGAGAACGGTGATTACGCGAAGGGCGAGAAGGGTGAGCCCGGTTGGAGGGGGACTGCCGGTTTGGCTGGACCACAAGGATTTCCTGGAGAAAAGGGCGAGCGCGGCGACAGTGGACCTTACGGAGCCAAAGGACCCCGGGGTGAGCACGGTCTGAAGGGAGAGAAGGGTGCCTCCTGCTACGGACCCATGAAGCCTGGTGCACCGGGTATCAAGGGCGAGAAGGGTGAGCCCGCGTCCTCGTTTCCCGTCAAACCGACCCACACGGTGATGGGACCTCGCGGCGATATGGGACAGAAGGGAGAGCCTGGCCTAGTTGGCCGCAAGGGTGAGCCCGGACCTGAAGGCGACACTGGACTCGATGGACAGAAGGGCGAGAAGGGTCTGCCCGGCGGCCCAGGCGATCGC GGTCGCCAAGGTAACTTTGGACCCCCAGGATCTACAGGACAAAAGGGAGATCGTGGCGAGCCGGGCCTTAATGGTCTGCCCGGTAATCCCGGACAGAAGGGTGAGCCAGGACGTGCTGGAGCGACAGGTAAGCCTGGTCTGCTCGGTCCTCCGGGACCGCCAGGCGGTGGCCGTGGAACACCAGGACCCCCGGGACCCAAAGGACCCCGCGGCTATGTTGGCGCACCTGGACCCCAGGGATTAAACGGAGTTGATGGACTACCGGGTCCTCAGGGATACAATGGACAAAAGGGAGGTGCTGGTCTGCCCGGTCGCCCCGGCAACGAGGGACCTCCTGGCAAAAAGGGAGAAAAGGGAACCGCAGGACTTAATGGACCAAAGGGATCCATCGGACCCATTGGACACCCAGGACCACCGGGACCAGAGGGACAGAAGGGTGACGCCGGTTTGCCCGGTTATGGCATTCAAGGATCTAAGGGAGATGCTGGCATACCTGG TTATCCCGGACTAAAGGGTAGCAAGGGAGAGCGCGGCTTCAAGGGCAATGCTGGTGCTCCCGGTGACTCCAAGCTGGGTCGTCCTGGAACTCCCGGTGCCGCTGGTGCTCCTGGACAAAAGGGAGACGCTGGTCGTCCCGGCACTCCTGGCCAAAAGGGAGACATGGGTATCAAGGGTGACGTCGGCGGCAAATGCTCATCGTGCAGGGCCGGACCAAAGGGTGATAAGGGAACGAGCGGACTGCCTGGAATTCCCGGAAAGGATGGCGCACGAGGACCGCCTGGAGAGCGCGGATATCCCGGAGAGCGTGGACACGATGGAATCAACGGACAAACTGGACCGCCTGGTGAGAAGGGAGAGGACGGTCGCACTGGTCTTCCCGGAGCAACTGGAGAGCCTGGCAAACCTGCTCTGTGCGATTTGAGTTTGATTGAGCCATTGAAGGGTGACAAGGGTTACCCTGGTGCGCCAGGTGCAAAGGGCGTGCAAGGATTCAAGGGAGCAGAAGGTCTGCCTGGTATCCCTGGACCCAAAGGAGAATTCGGTTTCAAGGGTGAGAAGGGTTTGAGCGGAGCACCCGGCAACGACGGAACACCCGGACGCGCTGGGCGGGACGGATACCCCGGAATTCCCGGTCAATCCATCAAGGGCGAGCCAGGCTTCCATGGAAGGGACGGAGCAAAGGGCGACAAGGGATCATTTGGCCGAAGCGGCGAGAAGGGAGAGCCCGGTAGCTGTGCGCTTGACGAAATTAAGATGCCCGCCAAGGGTAACAAGGGTGAGCCCGGCCAAACCGGCATGCCAGGACCTCCGGGAGAAGACGGCAGCCCGGGAGAGAGGGGCTATACCGGATTGAAGGGCAACACTGGACCACAGGGACCTCCTGGCGTTGAAGGACCCCGCGGCTTGAATGGACCTCGCGGTGAAAAGGGCAACCAGGGCGCTGTCGGAGTACCTGGTAATCCTGGCAAGGACGGCCTTCGCGGCATTCCCGGACGCAATGGACAGCCTGGACCGAGGGGAGAGCCTGGTATTTCGAGACCCGGCCCTATGGGCCCACCCGGTCTCAATGGTCTGCAAGGTGAGAAGGGCGACCGTGGTCCAACCGGACCCATTGGTTTTCCCGGTGCCGATGGCAGTGTGGGATATCCTGGAGATAGAGGCGATGCCGGTCTGCCCGGAGTATCTGGACGTCCCGGAATTGTTGGTGAGAAGGGAGACGTGGGCCCGATCGGACCCGCTGGTGTTGCCGGACCTCCTGGTGTTCCTGGTATTGATGGTGTGCGTGGACGTGATGGCGCCAAGGGTGAGCCCGGCAGTCCCGGATTGGTCGGCATGCCCGGTAACAAAGGTGACCGTGGTGCTCCTGGAAATGACGGACCCAAGGGCTTTGCTGGCGTTACTGGTGCTCCCGGAAAGCGCGGACCTGCTGGTATTCCCGGAGTTTCCG GTGCCAAGGGTGACAAGGGCGCTACTGGCTTGACTGGCAACGATGGACCTGTGGGAGGCCGCGGTCCTCCAGGTGCTCCTGGACTGATGGGCATTAAGGGTGACCAAGGATTGGCAGGCGCCCCTGGACAACAAGGACTGGACGGTATGCCTGGCGAAAAGGGTAACCAAGGATTCCCCGGTCTGGATGGACCTCCTGGTTTGCCTGGAGATGCCTCCGAGAAAGGACAAAAGGGTGAACCCGGTCCATCCGGACTCCGCGGCGATACAGGTCCGGCCGGAACGCCCGGTTGGCCAGGAGAGAAGGGTTTGCCCGGTCTGGCTGTTCACGGTCGTGCTGGTCCGCCAGGCGAGAAGGGTGACCAGGGACGCAGTGGAATCGATGGACGAGATGGAATTAACGGCGAGAAGGGTGAACAAGGTCTGCAGGGCGTTTGGGGCCAGCCTGGCGAGAAGGGATCTGTCGGCGCACCTGGTATTCCTGGTGCTCCCGGAATGGATGGTTTGCCCGGCGCTGCTGGTGCTCCTGGTGCTGTTGGCTATCCTGGTGATCGCGGTGACAAGGGAGAGCCTGGTCTATCTGGTCTGCCCGGACTCAAGGGTGAGACTGGACCCGTTGGACTGCAGGGCTTCACCGGTGCTCCTGGCCCTAAGGGTGAGCGCGGTATTCGTGGTCAGCCCGGTCTTCCGGCCACCGTTCCCGACATCCGTGGTGATAAGGGATCCCAGGGCGAGCGCGGCTACACTGGCGAGAAGGGCGAGCAAGGCGAACGAGGCTTGACTGGTCCTGCTGGCGTCGCTGGAGCAAAGGGAGATCGCGGATTGCAGGGACCACCAGGTGCAAGCGGATTGAACGGCATTCCCGGAGCCAAGGGAGACATTGGTCCAAGAGGCGAGATCGGTTATCCAGGAGTTACCATTAAGGGCGAGAAGGGTCTGCCCGGTCGCCCAGGCAGAAACGGACGTCAAG GTCTTATTGGAGCACCCGGCTTAATTGGAGAACGTGGTCTGCCTGGCTTGGCCGGAGAGCCCGGCCTCGTGGGCCTGCCTGGACCCATTGGACCAGCTGGCAGCAAGGGAGAGCGTGGTCTCGCCGGCAGTCCCGGACAACCAGGACAGGATGGCTTCCCCGGCGCACCTGGATTGAAGGGAGATACTGGACCGCAGGGCTTTAAGGGCGAACGTGGTCTGAATGGCTTCGAGGGACAAAAGGGAGACAAGGGTGACCGAGGACTCCAAGGACCGTCTGGACTGCCCGGCTTGGTTGGACAGAAGGGAGATACCGGCTACCCTGGCTTAAATGGAAACGATGGACCTGTCGGAGCTCCTGGCGAGCGCGGCTTCACCGGGCCCAAGGGACGCGATGGACGCGACGGAACACCAGGTCTGCCTGGACAGAAGGGTGAACCAGGAATGCTGCCACCACCAGGACCCAAGGGCGAACCTGGTCAGCCGGGACGCAATGGACCTAAGGGAGAGCCCGGACGTCCGGGAGAGCGTGGCTTGATTGGCATCCAGGGTGAGCGTGGCGAAAAGGGTGAGCGCGGCCTGATCGGTGAGACTGGTAACGTGGGACGACCCGGACCCAAGGGAGATCGCGGAGAGCCAGGCGAGAGGGGATATGAGGGCGCCATTGGTTTGATCGGCCAGAAGGGTGAGCCCGGTGCTCCAGCCCCCGCTGCTCTGGACTATCTCACCGGTATCCTGATTACGCGACACAGTCAATCGGAAACGGTGCCCGCTTGCTCGGCTGGACACACGGAACTGTGGACGGGTTACTCCCTGTTGTACGTCGATGGCAATGACTATGCCCACAACCAGGACCTTGGATCCCCCGGATCCTGTGTGCCACGCTTCTCAACGCTGCCCGTACTGTCGTGTGGTCAGAATAACGTCTGCAACTACGCCTCCAGAAATGACAAGACCTTCTGGCTGACAACCAACGCCGCCATTCCGATGATGCCCGTTGAAAACATCGAGATCCGCCAGTACATCTCACGTTGCGTCGTTTGTGAGGCGCCGGCTAATGTGATCGCCGTGCACAGTCAAACGATAGAGGTGCCCGACTGTCCGAATGGCTGGGAGGGTCTCTGGATTGGCTACAGTTTCCTCATG CACACTGCCGTGGGCAACGGTGGCGGTGGACAGGCGCTGCAATCGCCTGGCTCCTGTTTGGAGGACTTCCGTGCAACGCCCTTCATCGAGTGCAACGGCGCCAAGGGCACGTGCCACTTCTATGAGACGATGACAAGCTTCTGGATGTACAACCTGGAGTCCTCACAGCCGTTCGAGAGGCCACAGCAGCAGACGATCAAGGCCGGCGAGCGGCAGTCGCATGTGTCCAGGTGCCAGGTGTGCATGAAGAACTCCTCGTAG
- the SP555 gene encoding SP555, isoform A codes for MSDVEVDPQQAHPHPIAAIAPRRRRPTGRRGGVTGGLSSGSLDASSSTSPPPRFCPLPNGVEDNWTWSKRHRSKEVVLRGPNSRTVHFHPNWSKGTAGVQGKRSLNNGRHYWELHVSQRVFGTSIMFGIGTKSARLHANAFRNMLGENEHGWGLSHKGVLWHEGVALLYTKRFRENQPTQIGVLFDGIEGTLTFYKDGKCLGVAFRGLDQIDEPLYPIVCSTAAKTEMTLKCTRREFVNLQDRCRAVIMRRVRSAAQLEKLKLPLPIADYLSEVIDEKKPLRQVNQLEMCIMNYDLYEARE; via the exons ATGTCTGATGTTGAAGTGGATCCACAGCAGGCTCACCCCCATCCCATAGCGGCAATTGCCCCGAGGAGACGTCGTCCAACCGGTCGACGAGGAGGAGTAACAGGAGGGTTGTCGTCCGGTTCACTGGATGCATCATCTTCCACATCGCCGCCACCCCGTTTCTGTCCGCTGCCCAATGGCGTTGAGGATAACTGGACGTGGAGCAAGCGGCACCGCTCCAAGGAAGTGGTGCTCAGAGGACCCAACTCGCGGACCGTGCACTTCCATCCCAACTGGAGCAAGGGCACTGCCGGTGTCCAGGGCAAAAGATCCCTGAATAACGGACGGCATTACTGGGAGCTTCATGTCTCGCAGCGCGTCTTTGGCACCTCGATAATGTTCGGTATCGGTACCAAGTCGGCACGGCTACATGCCAACGCCTTCCGGAACATGCTGGGCGAGAACGAACACGGCTGGGGACTGTCCCACAAGGGCGTGCTCTGGCACGAGGGCGTGGCCCTGCTGTACACGAAGCGGTTCCGCGAGAATCAACCCACCCAAATTGGCGTTCTCTTCGATGGCATTGAGGGCACACTCACCTTCTACAAGGATGGCAAGTGCCTGGGCGTTGCTTTCCGCGGATTGGATCAG ATTGATGAGCCCCTGTACCCCATCGTATGCTCTACTGCCGCCAAAACGGAGATGACCCTAAAGTGCACCAGGAGGGAGTTCGTCAACCTACAGGATCGCTGTCGGGCGGTGATCATGCGCCGCGTACGAAGCGCTGCGCAGCTGGAGAAGCTGAAGCTGCCGCTGCCCATCGCCGACTATCTGAGCGAGGTGATCGACGAGAAGAAGCCACTGCGTCAG GTGAATCAGCTGGAGATGTGCATTATGAATTACGATTTGTATGAGGCCCGTGAATGA
- the CG31650 gene encoding uncharacterized protein, isoform E: MPRNLPLLPLTLCAVALLAAVGPMPAHGAVANSHKHEKHLSKERVKDGIYAPRDAHHHGEDGEHNVEFDHEAIIGNTKEAQEFDSLSPDESKRRLLILIKMMDLNKDEFIDRHELKAWILRSFKKLSEEEAADRFEEIDQDADERITWKEYLQDTYAMEDEDFKKETIDYDSYEDEQKMIKQDKEMFNAADTNKDGVLTLEEFVLFQNPEEHPQMLPILLEHTMQDKDADHDGKINFQEFVGDAASHHDKEWLITEKERFDKDHDSNGDGVLTGDEVLSWIVPSNTAIANDEVDHLFVSTDEDHDDRLSYLEILNNYDTFVGSEATDYGDHLQNINHLSDEL; the protein is encoded by the exons atgcctAGGAATCTGCCGCTCCTCCCGCTGACCCTCTGTGCCGTCGCCTTGCTGGCCGCCGTGGGTCCCATGCCCGCCCATGGGGCGGTGGCCAACAGTCACAAGCACGAGAAGCACCTTAGCAAGGAGCGGGTCAAGGACGGCATCTACGCTCCCCGGGATGCCCACCACCACGGCGAGGATGGGGAGCACAACGTGGAGTTCGATCACGAGGCCATCATCG GCAACACGAAAGAGGCTCAGGAATTCGACTCACTTTCGCCAGACGAATCGAAGCGACGACTGTTGATATTGATCAAAATGATGGATCTGAATAAGGACGAATTTATTGACCGGCATGAGTTGAAAGCCTGGATATTAAGGTCCTTTAA AAAACTGTCGGAGGAAGAAGCCGCTGATCGATTTGAAGAAATAGACCAGGATGCGGACGAGAGAATTACGTGGAAGGAGTATCTCCAGGACACATACGCCATGGAGGATGAGGACTTCAAGAAGGAGACCATCGACTACGACAGCTACGAGGATGAGCAGAAGATGATCAAGCAGGACAAGGAGATGTTCAATGCGGCCGACACGAACAAGGATGGTGTGCTGACGCTGGAGGAATTCGTTTTATTCCAAAATCCCGAGGAGCATCCACAAATGTTGCCAATACTGCTGGAGCACACGATGCAGGACAAAGATGCGGATCACGATGGCAAGATCAACTTCCAGGAGTTTGTCGGCGACGCAGCCTCGCACCACGACAAGGAGTGGCTGATCACGGAGAAGGAGCGCTTCGACAAGGATCACGACTCCAATGGCGATGGCGTGCTGACGGGCGATGAGGTCTTATCCTGGATTGTGCCAAGCAATACGGCAATTGCCAACGACGAGGTGGACCATCTCTTTGTCTCCACCGATGAGGATCACGACGATCGCCTGTCCTACCTGGAAATACTCAACAACTACGATACCTTTGTGGGCAGTGAGGCCACCGACTACGGCGACCATTTACAAAACATTAACCATCTCTCCGACGAGCTCTAG